TGGATGAGCGCCTGGCACTGCGCGAGATACTGCCGCGCCTGCTGATCGGGAAGCCAGCCAAGAAACTCGATGGTTGGTCCGGCAAAGCGTTCCAGCCGCGCCCGGTCGCGCCCGACGCCAATGATTTTGAGCGGGAGACGCAGGCGATTGAACGCCTCAATGGCGATGTCGATCCGTTTATAGGGCGCCAGCCGTGAGATCACGAGAAAATAGTCATCCTGGGTCGGCGAGATGCTGTAGCGCGCCGTTTCCACAGGCGGAGGGATGACAGTAGCATCGTGCCGATAGTAAGCGGCGATCCGCTGAGCTACCCCTGGCGAGTTGGCAATAAAATGGTCAACACGCCCGGCGGTGGCCTGGTCCCACTGGCGCAGGCGACGAATGAAGAAGGGGAGGAAGACGCGCGCCGGGGGGCAAAGTTTTTCGTGTTCGATATAGTCCTGGTAGGACCATGCCCAGCGCATCGGCGTATGGCAGTAGCAGATATGCAGCGCGTCGGGCCGCGAGACGACACCCTTGGCAAAGGCGCTGCTGCTGCTCAGGATCAGGTCATAGTCGCGCAGGTCGAGGCGCTCAAAGGCCAGGGGATAGAGCATGAGAAAGGATTGGTGATGTTTGCTGACGAAGGGGAGCCGCTGCATGAAGCTGCTGCGAATATCGAGCCGACGAAAAGCGGGATCGACGCGCTCAGGGTCATAGATCGAGGTGAAAATTGGCGCATGGGGATAGAGGCCATGCAGGGCCAGCAAGACTCTTTCGGCTCCGCCCATCTGGTTCAGGTAGTCGTGGACTAATGCAACTTTCATGGTGGCCTGTTTCTGATTGCCTGGCGCTCCCGGTTCCTTGCTCTCGCGTCCGTTAGCGTCGTGGCCTGTCAGTAGGCCCCACGGCTGAAGAGGACGGCGGGAATGGTTTGTAGTAAGATTTGTATATCCAGGCGCAAGGACCAGTTTTCAATATAATAGAGATCGAGCAGGACCATTTCGTCAAAGTCCAGTTCGCTGCGCCCGCGAACCTGCCAAAGCCCCGTCATTCCTGGCCGGACCTCCAGCCGCCCTTTTTCCCATTCCTCATACTGGGCGACTTCGCTGCCAAGCGGTGGGCGTGGGCCAACGAGACTCATGTCACCTTTTAATACGTTAAGCAGTTGCGGAATTTCGTCAATGCTAGTTTTGCGGATGAGCTTGCCTACGTGCGTCCTGCGGGGGTCGTCTTTTAACTTAAACATGGGGCCGCTGATTTGATTCTGTGGGCGCAGGCCCGCCATAGCTCTTTCGGCGCGGTTGTGCATGGAGCGAAACTTGTAGAGCATGAACGGCAACCCTTGATACCCCAGTCGCTCTTGCTTGAACAGGATCGGCCCCCTGGAGTCAAGCTTAATCGCCAGGGCAGTGAGCAGCCAGATGGGCGACCCAAGCAGCAGGATCAATCCGGCAATGCTGATGTCCATGCCGCGCTTGAGGGTATATTGCCACGGGCTAATGCCAGCACTTTTGATGCCGATGAGCGGAATGCCTTCGATGGTGTCTATATCAATGCGCGAGAGACTGAGTTCGTGCAGGTCGGGGATCAGTTTGAATTCAGCGCCCGCGCGCTCGCACAGGCGGACGCTGCGCACAATTTGTTGATGCTGGTTGGAAGGGAGCGCGATCAAGACCTCATCAATATGGTAGATGTGGATAATGCTCTCCAGGTCGCTGATGCTTCCCAGGGCCTTAAAGCGCCCGAAATGGGGCGTGGGCGTGTCCTCGACATCAATGTAGCCAATGATGTGATAGCCAAGGCGTGGGGTGGCGGCAATATGCTGCATCATCATTTTGCCCAGGCGGCCAGCGCCAATAACGATCAGGCGCGCCCGCCGCAAGCCATGACGATACGCAAACGCTAACCCCATGCTGACGAGTTGCCTCCCCAGGAAGAGCAAGAACGTCGTACCGATCCAGGTATAAAGAATCAACCCGCGCGAGGCCGAGTTGCTGCTGGAGAAGAGCAGATTCGACGATTTAGTAAAGAAGTATTCGTAGATGCTGAGTGTTACCAGGCCGGTGGTGGTCGCGCCAAGAATAGCCGAGAAATGACTCACCCAATGGCTGGTGAGGCGTATCTGGTAGATGCCTTTCAGCCAGAGAATCAAGAGCATGCCGAGCGTGATACCGATTTCAAGGGAGATGTAGTCCTGGTAGGGCGTGGGATAAAAATCGGGGCCTTCGCTGGTCAGATTGTAACGGATATAATAGGCGCTCAGAAACGCCAGGTTGATGAGGAGCGTGTCACCTATCAGGAAGAGGAACAGGGTGGCTGAACGCTGAGGCCGAGGACGCCTGCGCCCCGATGACCGCAGCGCGCGCAGCTGTAGTGTGGGTTGGTCTGGAATAGGTAATGTCACCGGCCTGCTGGTGGACTGTACTGGCTGTTTTTTCATATGCTCCCTCCCCTGGCTCAACTCCACTCCTTCGAGTGTCACGTAAAGTGCGTGGCATCCTGATAGGCTTGAATAATTTGTTGGACAATTAGACTGGGTGCGAAGCGCTGCACCCTCGCCAGACCACGCGCGCGGAATTGCTGGCGGAGGGCGTTGTCGCGCAATCCTTGCTGCATAGCGCGTGCCAAAGATTCAGTATCGGTTGGTTCTATCGTCAGCGCGGCGCGGGCGCCAAAGGCGCCATCATCCCCAACTACCTCCGGCAGACTGGATGCGTTTGAGGTGACGACTGGCACACCACAGGCCATCGCTTCAGCGACCGGCAGACCAAACCCTTCATAGAGACTGGGGTAGACGAAAAGGTCAGCGGCATGATACCAGAGCGTTTTTTCTGCTTCGGGTACATAGCCAACAAAGCGCACGTCGTTTTGAATACCCAGTGAGTATATCTGCTGCTCCAGCGTTTGTACAGACCAGCCTTTCGCCCCGGCAAGCACCAATGTATGGGGCAGGTTGGTTTCGCGCTTGAGCAGCCGAAAGGCATCAAGCAGGCGCGAGACGTTCTTGCGCGGCTCCAGGGTGGCAAGAAAGAGGATCAGGTGTTCGGGGAGCCGCCGCCGCTGCCGCAATGCCTGGACGGCTTCGGCTGAACAGGGGAGCGAAAATCGCTCTTCTAGCATGGGATAGATGACGCGGATGCGCTCTTCTGGAACCTTCAGGAGTTCGATCATATCGCGGCGCGTATGCTCAGAGATAGCAATAATGAGCGCGGCGCGCCGGGCGCTGCGGCGCGTAAACCAGTGTTGATAAGCGCGCCGGGGGGGCCGGAAGAAATCGGGGAAGCGCAGAAAGGCGAGGTCGTGGATGGTGACGATGCCAGGACAGGGCAGGCGCAGGGGTAAAATATTCATGGGAGCGTGCAGCAGTTGCAGGCCATGTCGGCGTATCTCGCCAGCCAATTGCAGGTGCTCCCACAGAACTCTGCCAGCAGGATGTGTGGCGCCCCAGCCTACCAGGACGGCAGTGCTGCTGGCTGTGGAGGGCCATTGCTCGGCTACCGCGCGTTCGCTGACAAACACAGTGTATTCATGGTCGCCGTCAAGAGTGCCCAGCGCGTTCAGCAGATTGAGCGTATAGCGGCTGACCCCGGCGTTGCGATAAGACTGCGCCGCTGAAGTGAGCAGCGCGTTGATTCCAATGCGCATCGATCTGGCAGACGCCCCCTCTTCCTGGTAAAGACGATTGAGCATGCGGCGGGTAACGGTACTTTTAAGCCCTGCTCTTGCTCAGAAAGGGGCGCGCTGGATGGGACATTCGGCTGGAAAGGGTCCGGGTTCGTTGCGTTTTTCAACATGCTAGTGTATCATACTACCCGAATATAAAGACCTTCCTGTCCCCGCCAAGGAGATCCTATTACCCGGCAAGAGTTGAGGAGCATGGTGTTGTCCAAACAACTCCGTCTGGAAGTTGCGGAATTAAGCGATGTTGGTCGCAGGCGCGATTCTAACGAAGATAGTATGACCCGCCTGGTCCCCAAAGACCCCAAAGTTATGGAACGCAAGGGGGCTATTTTTGTGGTGGCCGATGGCATGGGCGGGCATGCCGCTGGCGAAGTCGCCAGCGAGATCGCTGTCGAGACGATCCGGGAAGAATACTATGAAGCAGCATCGGATGAGGTGTTGGAGGTGCTCGCGCAGGCGATCAGACAGGCTAATCAGGTTATCTATGATCGCGCTATCGAGCAAGCCACTCGCGCCGGAATGGGGACGACCTGTGTGGCGGTGGTGGTGCGCGGCGCGTTGGTCTATGTCGCCAATGTGGGCGACAGCCGGGTCTATCTGATCCGCGAAGGGCAGATTCGCCAGCTAACCTACGATCACTCCTGGGTGGCCGAGCAGGTGCGCGCGGGGATGTTGACCGATGACCAGGCGCGCACCCACGCGCATCGCAATGTGATTACGCGCGCCCTGGGGACTCAGCAGGAGGTCGAGCCAGACCTGTTTGTCGAGCAGCTTCAGGATGACGATCTGCTGCTGCTTTGTTCGGATGGTCTTTCTGGCCCGGTCTCCGATGAGGAGATGAGTCAGATTGTTACTTCTTCCCCGCCCCAGGAAGCGGTGCGGGAGTTGATTGCCCAGGCCAATGAGCAGGGTGGGCCAGATAATATTACGGCGGTGCTGGTGCATGTGGCGGAGGCGCCAACGCTTGAGCCAGAGATGCAAGAACAACTGGCAACGCTGGCTGACGCATCGGCTCAGCAAACAGCGCGGCTAAAGCCCGTGAAAAAGCCGCCCAGG
This region of Ktedonobacterales bacterium genomic DNA includes:
- a CDS encoding glycosyltransferase, which codes for MKVALVHDYLNQMGGAERVLLALHGLYPHAPIFTSIYDPERVDPAFRRLDIRSSFMQRLPFVSKHHQSFLMLYPLAFERLDLRDYDLILSSSSAFAKGVVSRPDALHICYCHTPMRWAWSYQDYIEHEKLCPPARVFLPFFIRRLRQWDQATAGRVDHFIANSPGVAQRIAAYYRHDATVIPPPVETARYSISPTQDDYFLVISRLAPYKRIDIAIEAFNRLRLPLKIIGVGRDRARLERFAGPTIEFLGWLPDQQARQYLAQCQALIHPGAEDFGLTPLEAQASGRPVIAYGAGGALTSVLDGVTGIFFHERSPGALAEAVAAFRPDQFDPLVIRRHAEDFDIARFQRRITEFIDARVRSGTRAQQVSTRQVSVPRLPSPAS
- a CDS encoding sugar transferase; translated protein: MKKQPVQSTSRPVTLPIPDQPTLQLRALRSSGRRRPRPQRSATLFLFLIGDTLLINLAFLSAYYIRYNLTSEGPDFYPTPYQDYISLEIGITLGMLLILWLKGIYQIRLTSHWVSHFSAILGATTTGLVTLSIYEYFFTKSSNLLFSSSNSASRGLILYTWIGTTFLLFLGRQLVSMGLAFAYRHGLRRARLIVIGAGRLGKMMMQHIAATPRLGYHIIGYIDVEDTPTPHFGRFKALGSISDLESIIHIYHIDEVLIALPSNQHQQIVRSVRLCERAGAEFKLIPDLHELSLSRIDIDTIEGIPLIGIKSAGISPWQYTLKRGMDISIAGLILLLGSPIWLLTALAIKLDSRGPILFKQERLGYQGLPFMLYKFRSMHNRAERAMAGLRPQNQISGPMFKLKDDPRRTHVGKLIRKTSIDEIPQLLNVLKGDMSLVGPRPPLGSEVAQYEEWEKGRLEVRPGMTGLWQVRGRSELDFDEMVLLDLYYIENWSLRLDIQILLQTIPAVLFSRGAY
- a CDS encoding glycosyltransferase family 1 protein, which codes for MRIGINALLTSAAQSYRNAGVSRYTLNLLNALGTLDGDHEYTVFVSERAVAEQWPSTASSTAVLVGWGATHPAGRVLWEHLQLAGEIRRHGLQLLHAPMNILPLRLPCPGIVTIHDLAFLRFPDFFRPPRRAYQHWFTRRSARRAALIIAISEHTRRDMIELLKVPEERIRVIYPMLEERFSLPCSAEAVQALRQRRRLPEHLILFLATLEPRKNVSRLLDAFRLLKRETNLPHTLVLAGAKGWSVQTLEQQIYSLGIQNDVRFVGYVPEAEKTLWYHAADLFVYPSLYEGFGLPVAEAMACGVPVVTSNASSLPEVVGDDGAFGARAALTIEPTDTESLARAMQQGLRDNALRQQFRARGLARVQRFAPSLIVQQIIQAYQDATHFT